A single genomic interval of Asinibacterium sp. OR53 harbors:
- a CDS encoding flavodoxin translates to MNNSEMLIIYFSHSNNTKQLAEWIQSKTNAGIIRIEPEVPYPSGYQETIDEMSRQNKGKILPPFKKVDVNIQDYDTIFFGYPVWDMRLPPVVRTFLRDNDFSGKTILPFNTHAGYGTGKSVSEIKEFAPNAKVADAFSVRDSNIKGAKNEVEKWVGTVFH, encoded by the coding sequence ATGAACAACAGTGAAATGCTTATCATTTACTTTTCTCACTCCAACAATACCAAACAATTAGCGGAGTGGATACAGAGCAAAACCAATGCAGGTATTATCCGTATAGAGCCGGAAGTGCCTTACCCGTCAGGTTATCAGGAAACCATTGACGAAATGTCAAGACAGAATAAAGGGAAAATATTACCACCGTTTAAAAAAGTAGATGTGAACATTCAGGACTACGATACGATATTCTTTGGTTATCCGGTTTGGGATATGCGGCTTCCACCAGTGGTAAGGACATTCTTACGGGACAATGATTTCAGTGGAAAAACGATATTGCCGTTCAATACCCACGCAGGTTATGGTACAGGTAAAAGTGTCAGCGAGATTAAAGAGTTCGCTCCCAATGCAAAGGTCGCAGATGCTTTTTCGGTTAGGGACAGCAATATCAAAGGTGCAAAGAATGAAGTCGAAAAATGGGTAGGAACGGTTTTCCATTAA
- a CDS encoding AraC family transcriptional regulator, with product MIQVIHYDENPDILLKSLPVEIDFYLLALKDKIEVQSPIDSMSDSYLYLDKPGNVIEWDLKSPFSGYAIFINKKLLDKTVKDISFANYDRHEALFLTPEEKETLYDLFSKSYKEYQKENFSKEVLISYTSLIISYTQIYYERQFEARSKVYNKVVADFYQQLDACLNTPNGLSALPSVTYFAERANLSTNYFGDLIKHFTGTSPIDHIHEGIIQIAKNKLRQTKLSVSEIAYSLGFDYPTYFTRFFRQKTGISPKVFRNQ from the coding sequence ATGATACAGGTTATTCATTACGATGAAAATCCTGATATTTTACTGAAATCACTCCCTGTAGAAATTGACTTTTATTTATTGGCACTAAAAGATAAAATTGAAGTACAGTCACCCATTGATAGTATGTCAGACAGTTACCTGTATCTTGATAAACCGGGAAACGTAATCGAGTGGGATTTGAAAAGTCCTTTTTCCGGTTATGCCATATTTATCAATAAAAAGCTATTGGATAAAACGGTCAAAGATATTTCTTTTGCCAATTATGACCGACATGAAGCCTTATTTTTAACCCCAGAAGAAAAAGAGACCTTGTATGATTTGTTTTCAAAATCTTATAAGGAATATCAAAAAGAAAATTTCTCCAAAGAAGTATTGATTTCTTATACTTCGCTCATTATTTCTTACACGCAAATCTATTATGAACGCCAGTTTGAAGCCCGAAGTAAAGTATATAATAAAGTAGTTGCCGATTTTTACCAGCAGTTGGATGCTTGTTTAAATACTCCAAATGGGCTGTCAGCACTACCATCCGTAACTTATTTTGCAGAAAGGGCAAACCTGTCCACCAATTATTTCGGGGATTTGATTAAACATTTCACAGGCACTTCACCTATTGACCATATCCATGAAGGAATTATACAGATAGCTAAAAATAAGCTGCGACAAACAAAATTGTCTGTAAGTGAAATTGCTTACAGTTTGGGGTTTGACTATCCTACTTACTTCACAAGGTTCTTTCGTCAGAAAACAGGAATATCCCCTAAAGTATTCAGGAACCAATAA
- the mobB gene encoding conjugal transfer protein MobB yields the protein MKKNTCKKTDNMIAKIGKGENLYGAISYNQKKIDSENGQVLLLNKIPETLDNIYSANYLHQCFEPYLSANIRTEKPVRHISLNPDPADKVSDAQFMEMAQEYMERMGYGKQPYIVFKHTDIERSHIHIVTVCVGIDGKKISDSYDHPQSMAICRDLEQQYNLTPATEKQRTGDEQAFRPVDYRAGDIKSQIASVVRYLPKYYQYQSIGAYNALLSLFNITAEEVKGELHGQPKNGLVYFALNEQGEKASNPFKASRFGKHAGLDKLQKHFAEAKEKMKTSPARAILKNTIEAAMHTATNETDFKKQLMEQGINTVVRRNDEGRIYGMTFIDHESRSVWNGSALDKKLSANVFNEWWKEEAIVQRQNTEQTSTADLPATGKHNADEKEEPHGLFDFLNKEQPTDDFGLIDGLGGLLPEAQGEDYEEQTFANRMKKKKKQKGRGQ from the coding sequence TTGAAAAAGAACACCTGCAAAAAGACAGATAACATGATAGCGAAAATTGGTAAAGGTGAGAATTTGTACGGTGCAATTTCTTACAATCAGAAAAAGATTGACAGCGAAAACGGGCAGGTTTTGTTATTGAACAAGATACCCGAAACACTGGATAATATCTATTCAGCTAATTATCTGCACCAGTGTTTTGAACCTTATTTGTCTGCCAATATCAGAACAGAAAAACCTGTTCGGCATATATCACTGAACCCAGATCCTGCGGATAAGGTCAGCGATGCCCAGTTTATGGAAATGGCACAGGAGTACATGGAACGTATGGGATATGGTAAACAGCCCTATATTGTTTTTAAGCATACCGATATTGAACGCAGCCATATCCATATCGTAACGGTCTGTGTAGGCATAGACGGCAAGAAGATAAGCGATAGCTACGACCATCCGCAATCAATGGCAATTTGCAGGGATTTAGAGCAGCAATATAATCTAACGCCCGCCACAGAAAAACAGCGCACTGGCGATGAGCAAGCATTTCGTCCGGTGGATTACAGAGCCGGAGATATTAAGAGCCAAATCGCATCCGTGGTGAGATACCTGCCAAAGTATTACCAATACCAAAGCATCGGGGCTTACAACGCTTTGCTTTCCTTATTCAATATTACGGCGGAGGAAGTAAAAGGTGAACTGCACGGGCAACCCAAAAACGGGCTGGTGTATTTCGCCCTGAACGAACAGGGAGAAAAAGCCAGCAATCCTTTTAAGGCTTCCCGCTTTGGCAAACACGCAGGATTGGACAAACTGCAAAAGCACTTTGCAGAAGCTAAGGAAAAAATGAAAACCAGTCCTGCAAGAGCCATCCTCAAAAACACCATTGAAGCAGCCATGCACACCGCTACTAATGAAACGGATTTTAAAAAGCAACTGATGGAGCAAGGCATCAATACTGTTGTGCGCCGCAATGACGAAGGGCGCATTTACGGTATGACTTTTATAGACCATGAAAGCCGCAGCGTTTGGAACGGTTCAGCTTTGGATAAAAAACTATCTGCGAATGTCTTTAATGAGTGGTGGAAAGAGGAAGCTATTGTCCAACGCCAAAACACGGAGCAGACCAGCACCGCAGATTTACCCGCAACAGGAAAACATAATGCTGATGAAAAAGAAGAACCACACGGGCTTTTCGATTTCCTTAATAAAGAGCAACCGACTGATGATTTTGGATTGATAGATGGATTGGGCGGTTTGTTGCCCGAAGCGCAGGGCGAAGATTACGAGGAACAGACATTTGCTAACCGTATGAAGAAAAAGAAGAAACAAAAAGGTAGAGGACAATAA